One genomic region from Campylobacter sp. RM5004 encodes:
- a CDS encoding flagellin, translating into MNQTPPPLSAHANASMNNRAIDSSLSKLNSGFRINSAADDASGMAIADSLRSQASSLGKAIMNANDAIGIIQTADKAMDEQIKILETIKNKAIQSAQDGQTTETRKALQADISRLMEELDNIGNTTSFNGQKLLSGTFSNKEFQIGAYSNETVKASIGATTSDKIGLTRFETGHNVRQSDLALGDKINLTFKNVDGINDFTFEPVQITNGNKVGAGQGLGSLVEAINKATDKTGVKASVTVESVFEQPIKAGTTFEGFSINGVTIGSIEVKDKDGNGALRAAINSVKDQTGVEASVDSKGRLVLNNRDGRGIKITDGVDKNLDIAANQGVNNPDKHVLYVNDANTPANKGQKVIDLALEASWTTGQSNGQGNGAPAGNVAGSIFNDKNTFEDIQKAHYELDARIAGDGASKGKAAALAATNGEIDLQNVTAEAIGALNLAVNQNHTANASPEMIAASAALAEIKDAGNNPQTISDANNRIDKAMEALQKIVDMGKGKTMNTADGENAIAAHAMQQFLKGLKEGINEPNREGLKDMIGLTNDTKTNFGRLSLVSTNGKDIVVEASRDIINANGDFEKLNITSTIGYDKNVSEKTVSLRETNSKIDKETADAMGYNSNDWQASETADNKNGYAAGVMTLKGAQAMMNIAESAQKALEAIRSDLGSVQNQLVSTVNNISVTQVNVKAAESNIRDVDFAEESATFSKHQILAQSGVYAMSQANAVQQNVMRLLQ; encoded by the coding sequence ATTAATCAAACTCCCCCACCATTAAGCGCTCACGCTAATGCTTCTATGAACAATAGAGCTATTGATAGCTCACTTTCAAAGCTAAACTCAGGTTTTAGAATTAATAGTGCTGCTGATGATGCTTCAGGTATGGCAATTGCAGATAGCTTAAGAAGTCAAGCTAGTTCACTTGGTAAGGCTATTATGAATGCTAATGATGCTATTGGTATTATTCAAACAGCTGATAAGGCTATGGATGAGCAAATTAAAATACTTGAAACTATTAAGAATAAAGCTATTCAATCAGCTCAAGATGGTCAAACAACTGAGACAAGAAAGGCGCTTCAAGCTGATATTTCAAGACTTATGGAAGAGCTTGATAATATTGGTAATACTACATCATTTAACGGTCAAAAGCTACTATCTGGAACGTTTTCAAATAAGGAGTTTCAAATTGGTGCTTATTCAAATGAGACTGTTAAGGCTAGTATTGGGGCAACTACAAGTGATAAGATTGGTTTAACTAGGTTTGAGACTGGGCATAATGTAAGACAAAGTGACCTTGCATTAGGAGATAAGATTAATTTAACATTTAAAAACGTAGATGGGATTAATGACTTTACATTTGAACCTGTACAAATTACTAATGGCAATAAAGTTGGTGCTGGACAAGGTTTAGGTTCATTAGTTGAAGCTATTAACAAAGCTACTGATAAAACTGGTGTAAAAGCTTCTGTTACAGTTGAGAGTGTATTCGAGCAACCTATTAAAGCAGGAACTACATTTGAAGGCTTTAGTATAAATGGTGTAACTATTGGCTCAATTGAAGTTAAAGACAAAGATGGTAACGGTGCTTTAAGAGCTGCTATTAACTCAGTTAAAGATCAAACGGGAGTAGAAGCTTCTGTAGATAGTAAGGGTAGGCTTGTATTAAATAATAGAGATGGTCGTGGTATTAAGATAACTGATGGGGTGGATAAGAACTTAGATATTGCTGCAAATCAAGGTGTTAATAATCCAGATAAGCATGTTTTATATGTAAACGATGCAAACACTCCAGCTAATAAAGGTCAAAAAGTTATAGACTTAGCATTAGAAGCAAGTTGGACAACAGGTCAAAGTAACGGTCAGGGTAACGGCGCTCCTGCTGGTAACGTAGCAGGTTCAATCTTTAATGATAAAAATACATTTGAAGATATTCAAAAAGCACACTATGAATTAGATGCAAGGATTGCAGGGGACGGTGCATCTAAAGGTAAAGCTGCTGCTTTAGCTGCAACTAATGGAGAAATAGATTTACAAAATGTTACTGCTGAAGCTATAGGTGCTTTAAACCTTGCTGTAAACCAAAACCACACAGCGAATGCTAGCCCAGAGATGATTGCAGCTTCTGCAGCATTAGCTGAAATTAAAGATGCTGGTAACAACCCACAGACAATAAGTGATGCTAATAATAGAATTGATAAAGCTATGGAAGCGTTACAGAAAATTGTAGATATGGGTAAAGGTAAGACTATGAATACAGCTGATGGTGAAAACGCAATTGCAGCTCATGCTATGCAACAATTCTTAAAAGGTCTTAAAGAAGGTATTAACGAACCAAATAGAGAAGGCCTTAAAGATATGATTGGTCTTACAAACGATACTAAAACTAACTTCGGAAGACTTAGCCTTGTATCAACTAACGGTAAAGACATAGTTGTAGAAGCAAGTAGAGATATTATAAATGCCAATGGAGATTTTGAGAAATTAAACATTACTAGCACTATTGGTTATGATAAAAATGTTAGCGAAAAAACTGTTTCATTAAGAGAAACAAACTCTAAGATTGATAAAGAAACAGCAGATGCAATGGGTTATAATTCAAACGATTGGCAAGCAAGTGAAACTGCGGACAATAAGAATGGATATGCAGCAGGTGTTATGACACTAAAAGGTGCTCAAGCTATGATGAATATTGCTGAATCAGCTCAAAAAGCTCTTGAAGCAATTCGTTCAGACCTTGGTTCTGTTCAAAACCAACTTGTTTCAACTGTAAATAACATTTCAGTTACTCAAGTAAACGTTAAAGCTGCTGAAAGTAATATTAGAGATGTTGACTTTGCAGAAGAAAGTGCTACATTTAGTAAGCACCAAATACTAGCTCAATCAGGTGTTTATGCAATGAGCCAAGCTAACGCTGTTCAACAAAACGTAATGAGATTATTACAGTAG
- a CDS encoding type II toxin-antitoxin system YafQ family toxin, translating into MSKYQILKSKGFKTDFKKLSKEDKKLTLDIIKRLANDEVLEPIYKDHALQGRFKGYRDCHVKNDLVLIYEKDKNILTLTCINIANHSNSFKK; encoded by the coding sequence ATGAGTAAATATCAAATATTAAAATCAAAAGGCTTTAAAACTGATTTTAAAAAACTAAGTAAAGAAGATAAAAAACTAACACTAGATATTATCAAACGCCTTGCAAATGATGAAGTCTTAGAGCCGATTTATAAAGACCATGCATTACAAGGTAGATTTAAAGGTTATAGAGATTGTCATGTGAAAAACGATTTGGTGCTAATTTACGAAAAAGATAAAAACATTCTAACACTAACTTGCATTAATATTGCAAACCACAGCAATTCGTTTAAAAAATAA
- the modB gene encoding molybdate ABC transporter permease subunit: MHDLTPIILSLKLSFITTLILFFICLYPAFYLSRNDFFGKKVLLSVLSLPLVLPPTVLGFYLLVCFSPNNFLGKFLAQFDIKLVFNFKALLIASVIYSLPFMFNPIYSAFSNLPDNLFHRAKLLQKTKANLIFRLCIPLIKPSIISACVMSFAHTMGEFGVVMMIGGSVEGETKVASIAVFEALENLELSKANEISLILLALSFAILFILQFVKQK; this comes from the coding sequence ATGCACGATTTAACGCCCATAATATTATCATTAAAACTATCTTTTATAACTACTTTAATATTATTTTTTATATGTTTATATCCTGCGTTTTATTTAAGTAGAAATGATTTTTTTGGCAAAAAAGTCTTACTTAGTGTGCTATCTTTGCCATTAGTATTGCCACCAACCGTTTTAGGATTTTATTTGTTAGTTTGCTTTAGTCCTAATAATTTTTTAGGCAAATTTTTAGCACAATTTGACATTAAATTAGTATTTAATTTCAAGGCATTGTTGATTGCATCTGTTATTTATTCTTTGCCTTTTATGTTTAATCCTATTTATAGTGCGTTTTCAAATTTGCCTGATAATTTATTTCATAGGGCGAAATTATTGCAAAAAACTAAAGCCAATCTTATTTTTCGCCTTTGTATACCTTTAATTAAGCCTAGCATAATTAGTGCTTGTGTTATGAGTTTTGCGCATACGATGGGAGAATTTGGGGTTGTGATGATGATAGGTGGGAGCGTAGAAGGCGAGACTAAAGTAGCTTCTATTGCTGTTTTTGAAGCGTTGGAAAATCTTGAGCTTAGCAAGGCAAATGAAATAAGCTTAATATTATTAGCTCTTTCTTTTGCGATACTTTTTATCTTACAATTCGTAAAACAAAAATAA
- a CDS encoding ATP-binding cassette domain-containing protein, whose product MAMNELVLKHNFDDFSVDAKICFKDSEIIALFGDSGSGKSTMLKLIAGLIDKPLLEDVAFLFQDCTLFENFNVYENLVFTNTKSLFDDLKYKFGKLLDSKTAKFYDELLELANLKELKNKPISSLSGGQKQRLALICALSKNSKYILLDEPLSALDDSNKLALIKLIKKINKDYKSTIIFVSHSCFEINALANRVFFVKNGRIEKCLNKEEFYLEKIQNNEFLCTI is encoded by the coding sequence ATGGCTATGAATGAGCTTGTTTTAAAGCATAATTTTGATGATTTTAGTGTTGATGCGAAGATTTGTTTTAAAGACTCTGAAATCATCGCACTTTTTGGAGATAGTGGCAGTGGTAAAAGCACTATGTTAAAACTAATTGCAGGGCTTATTGATAAGCCTTTATTAGAAGATGTTGCTTTTTTGTTTCAAGACTGCACTTTATTTGAAAATTTTAATGTTTATGAAAATTTAGTTTTTACTAATACAAAAAGCCTATTTGATGATTTAAAATATAAATTTGGCAAATTACTTGATAGTAAAACTGCTAAATTTTATGATGAGTTATTAGAACTTGCTAATCTAAAAGAGCTTAAAAATAAACCCATTTCAAGCCTTAGTGGAGGGCAAAAGCAACGCTTAGCATTAATTTGTGCTTTGAGTAAAAACTCAAAATATATTTTATTAGACGAGCCTTTAAGTGCTTTAGATGATAGTAATAAATTAGCCCTAATTAAGCTAATTAAAAAAATTAATAAAGATTATAAAAGCACGATAATTTTTGTTTCGCATTCTTGTTTTGAGATAAATGCTCTTGCAAATAGGGTGTTTTTCGTAAAAAATGGTAGAATTGAAAAATGCCTAAATAAAGAAGAATTTTATTTAGAAAAAATCCAAAATAATGAGTTTTTATGCACGATTTAA
- the modA gene encoding molybdate ABC transporter substrate-binding protein produces MKKVLLSLVLASNLLASNLNIAAAANIAYPLNELKKIFEDLHPDIKLNINSGVSGAFNAQIKNGAEYDVFLAANMDFAKDLENLVNNKAITYAKGKLLLFSAKKTPSLDDLKTASCIAIANPKTAPYGQAAKEVLEKVPNSKNIITATNIQATLLQATKACDYAFIAASSLEQLKELGYSEKNILKLDDNLYEPILQGMIITSKNPDSKVFFDFLLSDKSKEVFSKYGYE; encoded by the coding sequence ATGAAAAAAGTATTATTAAGTTTAGTTCTTGCTTCAAATTTATTAGCAAGTAATTTAAACATAGCAGCAGCTGCAAACATAGCTTATCCATTAAATGAGCTAAAGAAAATTTTTGAAGATTTACACCCTGATATAAAGCTAAATATTAATTCGGGTGTAAGCGGTGCGTTTAATGCTCAGATTAAAAACGGCGCAGAATATGATGTATTTTTAGCTGCTAATATGGACTTTGCTAAAGATTTAGAAAATTTAGTAAATAATAAAGCAATCACCTATGCTAAAGGCAAGTTATTATTATTTTCAGCTAAAAAAACACCTAGTCTAGATGATTTAAAAACAGCATCTTGTATAGCAATCGCAAATCCAAAAACAGCACCTTACGGACAAGCTGCAAAAGAAGTTTTAGAAAAAGTGCCTAATAGCAAAAACATAATAACAGCAACCAATATTCAAGCAACCTTGCTACAAGCTACAAAAGCTTGTGATTATGCTTTTATTGCGGCTTCAAGTTTAGAACAATTAAAAGAATTAGGATATAGTGAAAAAAATATTTTAAAGCTTGATGATAATTTATACGAACCTATTTTACAAGGTATGATAATTACTAGCAAAAACCCTGATTCTAAGGTGTTTTTTGACTTTTTATTAAGCGATAAGTCAAAGGAAGTATTTAGTAAATATGGCTATGAATGA
- a CDS encoding c-type cytochrome, giving the protein MKKVLLSLAAVSALMLMGCDDSKKEEVKSEVTQSVKSVVDEGAKKINNAVDDAANKITENIAPIVEKAEPIINQVVANASENISETSKNVANTLKESTNEVANTIKENADNVAQAITSSIDNASKNIESALSVDGATLFKKCVACHGKKAEKLAPGAEIIINTLSEQEIYEALSGYKAGTFGGKSQKTMQLQVKNLKDEDFKALAKYIKTL; this is encoded by the coding sequence ATGAAAAAAGTTTTACTAAGCTTAGCAGCTGTAAGCGCTTTAATGTTAATGGGCTGTGATGATAGCAAAAAAGAAGAAGTAAAATCAGAAGTTACACAAAGTGTAAAATCAGTTGTAGATGAAGGTGCTAAGAAGATAAATAATGCAGTTGATGATGCAGCTAACAAAATCACTGAAAACATTGCACCTATCGTAGAAAAAGCAGAGCCTATCATAAATCAAGTAGTAGCTAATGCGAGCGAAAATATTAGCGAAACTTCAAAAAATGTTGCAAATACTTTAAAAGAAAGCACAAACGAAGTAGCTAACACAATCAAAGAAAATGCAGATAATGTAGCACAAGCTATTACTTCAAGCATTGATAATGCAAGTAAGAATATTGAAAGTGCTTTAAGTGTTGATGGTGCAACTTTATTTAAAAAATGCGTTGCCTGTCATGGAAAAAAAGCTGAAAAATTAGCTCCTGGTGCTGAAATTATCATAAATACTTTAAGCGAGCAAGAAATCTATGAAGCATTAAGTGGTTATAAAGCAGGAACATTCGGCGGAAAATCACAAAAAACTATGCAATTACAAGTAAAAAATCTAAAAGATGAAGATTTTAAAGCGTTAGCAAAATACATCAAAACTCTATAA